Proteins found in one Hippopotamus amphibius kiboko isolate mHipAmp2 chromosome 12, mHipAmp2.hap2, whole genome shotgun sequence genomic segment:
- the LOC130833470 gene encoding E3 ubiquitin-protein ligase RNF146-like, whose amino-acid sequence MAGGGEIDHSINMLPTNRKANESCSNTAPSLTVPECAICLQTCVHPVSLPCKHVFCYLCVKGNSWLGKRCALSRQEIPEDFLDKPTLLSPEELKAASRGNGEYAWYYEGRNGWWQYDERTSRELEDAFSKGKKSTEMLIARFLYVADLENMVQYRRNERGRRRKIKRDIIDIPKKGVAGLRLDCDANTINLARESSADGADSVSAQSGASVQPLVSFVRPLTSVDGQLTSPTTPSPDASTSLEDSFAHLQLGGDSIAERSHRGEGEDHESPSSGRVPAPDTSIEETESDASSDSEDGSALVAQHSLTQQRLLVPNPNQTVSDRSDQSGTDQSVAGGGTVSVSVRSRRPDGQCTVTEV is encoded by the coding sequence ATGGCTGGCGGTGGTGAAATTGATCACTCAATAAACATGCTTCCTACGAACAGGAAAGCAAATGAGTCCTGTTCTAATACTGCACCTTCTCTAACTGTCCCTGAATGTGCCATTTGTCTGCAAACATGTGTTCACCCAGTCAGTCTGCCTTGCAAGCATGTTTTCTGCTATCTGTGTGTGAAGGGAAATTCATGGCTTGGAAAGCGATGTGCCCTTTCTCGACAGGAAATTCCCGAGGATTTCCTTGATAAGCCAACCTTATTGTCACCAGAAGAACTCAAGGCAGCAAGTAGAGGAAATGGTGAATATGCATGGTATTATGAAGGAAGAAATGGCTGGTGGCAATATGATGAGCGCACTAGTAGAGAGCTGGAAGATGCTTTTTCCAAAGGTAAAAAGAGCACTGAAATGTTAATTGCCAGGTTTCTGTATGTTGCTGATCTTGAAAATATGGTTCAATATAGGAGAAATGAACGTGGACGTCGCAGGAAGATTAAGCGGGATATAATAGATATACCAAAGAAGGGAGTAGCTGGACTTAGGCTGGACTGTGATGCTAATACCATAAACCTAGCAAGAGAGAGCTCTGCCGATGGAGCGGACAGTGTATCAGCACAGAGTGGAGCTTCTGTTCAGCCTCTAGTGTCTTTTGTAAGGCCCCTGACATCAGTAGATGGTCAGTTAACAAGCCCTACAACACCATCCCCTGATGCAAGCACTTCTCTGGAAGACTCTTTTGCACATTTACAACTCGGTGGAGACAGCATAGCTGAAAGGAGTCatagaggggaaggagaagatcATGAATCACCGTCTTCAGGCAGGGTACCAGCACCAGACACTTCCATTGAAGAAACCGAATCAGATGCCAGTAGCGATAGTGAGGATGGATCTGCGCTTGTTGCACAACACTCCTTGACCCAACAGAGACTTTTGGTTCCTAATCCAAACCAGACAGTATCTGATCGATCTGATCAATCAGGAACTGATCAATCAGTGGCAGGGGGTGGCACAGTGAGTGTCAGTGTCAGATCAAGAAGGCCTGATGGACAGTGCACAGTAACTGAAGTTTAA